Proteins from one Camarhynchus parvulus unplaced genomic scaffold, STF_HiC, whole genome shotgun sequence genomic window:
- the LOC115916343 gene encoding LOW QUALITY PROTEIN: cell wall protein DAN4-like (The sequence of the model RefSeq protein was modified relative to this genomic sequence to represent the inferred CDS: deleted 2 bases in 1 codon), protein PPLSPPPSPPPTPTESTTSTTSSSTTSAAPTESTMSTSTSTTLVLPTESTTSITTSTTSAGPTESTTPTTSITTSTTSATPTESTISTTSSTTSSTSAIPTESTTSTSTSTTSAGPTASTTSITTTTTTATPTESTTSTAGST, encoded by the exons CCACCACTGAGTCCACCACCTTCACCACCTCCA ACCCCCACCGAGTCCACCACGTCCACCACCAGCTCTTCAACCACATCAGCTGCCCCCACCGAATCAACCATGTCCACCAGCACCTCAACCACCTTGGTCCTACCTACCGAATCGACCACGTCCATCACCACCTCAACCACCTCAGCCGGGCCCACTGAGTCCACCACGCCCACCACCTCTATCACCACCTCAACCACATCGGCCACCCCCACCGAATCAACCAtctccaccacctcctccaccACCTCATCCACCTCAGCCATCCCCACCGAGTCCACCACCTCCACCTCAACCTCAACCACCTCAGCTGGGCCCACTGCGTCAACCACGTCCATCACCACCACAACCACAACCGCCACCCCCACTGAATCAACCACGTCCACCGCCGGGTCCACC